The following are encoded in a window of Vigna unguiculata cultivar IT97K-499-35 chromosome 8, ASM411807v1, whole genome shotgun sequence genomic DNA:
- the LOC114193193 gene encoding ubiquitin carboxyl-terminal hydrolase 12-like, producing the protein MLKKEKKEKEHKKKQSTHLYTIIKVARDEDLFKQVGFNIVFDLVDHDKVRSFRVSQDTPFYLFEVEIAKVFGVPVPFQRYWLWTRRENHTYRLDQPLTHLERAQPVGQFRGVSNKAHNAAELNLFLEVELGLDLRPIAPPEKTKDDILLFFKLYDPDWEELRYVGRLFVKSSGKPSEILTKLNEMAGYDPDEKILLSEEIRFEPNLMCLPIDKNATFSQSQLGDGDIVCFQKESVEDIDYPYVPIVLEL; encoded by the exons atgttgaagaaagaaaaaaaagaaaaggagcacaAAAAGAAACAGTCGACTCATCTTTACACTATTATAAAG GTGGCACGAGATGAAGACCTTTTCAAGCAGGTCGGGTTTAATATAGTTTTTGATCTTGTAGACCATGACAAAGTGAGAAGTTTCCGAGTATCACAGGATACGCCTTTTTACCTTTTTGAG GTAGAGATTGCGAAAGTGTTTGGTGTACCAGTTCCTTTCCAGCGCTACTGGCTATGGACAAGGCGGGAAAACCATACGTATCGTCTAGATCAACCATTGACACACTTGGAGAGAGCACAACCT GTTGGACAATTTAGAGGTGTATCAAACAAGGCTCACAATGCTGCagaattaaatttgtttttggaAGTGGAGCTTGGGCTG GATTTAAGACCTATTGCACCACCGGAAAAGACAAAGGATGATATATTACTTTTCTTCAAGTTATATGATCCTGACTGGGAGGAGCTACG TTATGTTGGAAGACTCTTTGTCAAGAGTAGTGGTAAGCCATCAGAAATTTTAACGAAGTTAAACGAAATGGCTGGTTATGATCCTGATGAAAAGATTCTGCTATCTGAG GAAATTAGGTTTGAACCAAATCTTATGTGTCTTCCTATCGATAAGAATGCAACATTTAGTCAAAGCCAG TTAGGGGATGGAGATATTGTATGCTTTCAGAAAGAGTCTGTCGAAGATATCGACTATCCCTATGTGCCTATAGTCCTAGAACTATAA
- the LOC114193690 gene encoding receptor-like protein Cf-9 produces the protein MRLMGWVLVSYFIIFQCLLIYFPSYNCLLCNLHDKSALLHFKNSVVVVNSSTFPSWFNSRYSLYSKMKYWNNLTDCCGWDGVTCDSRSGNVIGLDLSCSLLRGELLGPNSSIFRLRQLQQLNLDFNDFCGSSIHSAIGDLVNLTHLNISCLNISGDVPSTISHLSKLLHLRISSIGSILRLDDYTWNRLIQNATNLRQIYLLHINMSCVGERSLSLLTNLSSSLLSLHLFDTQIQGKFPTHILKLPNLHEIVLAWNENLRGELPTSNWTTPLTFLYLSRTDFSGYIPDSIAHLKSLNSLYLSACNFDGFLLLVCQHLPPSLFNLTQLTLLYLSDNKLVGSIGEFSANSLEFLSLSDNNLQGNFPTSIFQLQNLSTLDLSSTNLSGTVDFHQFSKLKVLNELDLSNNIFLFVNFENNFDCILPNLQYLMLSSSNVSSFPKFLAPLQNLQYLDLSHNRIQGNIPKWFHENLLRSWKNMSYIDLSFNKLQGDLPIPPDGTQIFSVSNNELSGEIPSAMCNTSTLSILNLAHNNLTGLIPQCLGTFSSLWALDLQHNNLYGSLPLNFSKGNAFRTIKLNGNHLQGPVPRSLTHCTTLEVLDLGNNNIEDVFPYWIETLPDLQVLSLRSNKFHGVITSLGTKLPFPKLRIFYISNNYFTGLLPTSYIHNFQGMMNVNESQTGLKYLGNDLIYNDSINIVIKGNYIELERILTTFTIIDLSNNMFEGEIPKVIGELHSLRGLNLSHNKITGTIPLSLGNLTNLESLDLSWNHLKGEIPMALANLNYLAVLNLSENRLEGMIPKSRHFDTFNNDSYVGNPMLCGLPLSKSCKWNNDKGNKERSQGSTFDEEESGFGWKAVAVGYACGMIFGIILGCFVFFAGKPQWLARLVEVVFNVRLPITNNRKHVIHSGRN, from the exons ATGAGATTAATGGGTTGGGTTTTAGTGTCATACTTTATTATCTTCCAATGCCtgcttatttattttccttcttaTAATTGTTTGTTGTGCAACCTTCATGACAAATCTGCCTTGTTACACTTTAAAAACTCAGTTGTTGTTGTCAACTCTTCAACTTTTCCTTCATGGTTTAATTCTCGTTACTCGTTATATTCGAAGATGAAATATTGGAACAACCTAACAGATTGTTGCGGGTGGGATGGAGTCACGTGTGACTCCAGGTCAGGTAACGTGATTGGCCTTGACCTTTCTTGCAGTCTTCTTAGAGGTGAGCTACTAGGTCCCAATAGTTCTATTTTCAGGCTAAGGCAACTTCAACAACTCAACCttgattttaatgatttttgtgGATCTTCAATACACTCTGCAATTGGTGACCTTGTCAACCTCACGCATCTAAATATATCTTGTCTTAATATTAGTGGTGATGTTCCCTCCACTATCTCTCACTTGTCAAAATTACTACATCTTCGTATCTCTAGCATCGGCTCAATACTTAGACTTGATGATTACACATGGAACAGACTCATTCAGAACGCAACTAATTTAAGACAGATTTATTTACTACACATCAACATGTCTTGTGTGGGAGAGAGGTCTTTGTCATTGTTGACCAATCTATCATCCTCTTTGCTTTCTCTACATCTCTTCGACACCCAAATCCAAGGGAAATTCCCCACCCATATCCTCAAATTACCCAATCTCCATGAAATAGTTCTGGCATGGAATGAAAACTTGAGAGGTGAACTTCCAACCTCCAACTGGACTACTCCACTAACATTCTTGTATCTATCTCGAACTGATTTCTCAGGATACATCCCTGATTCCATAGCCCACTTGAAGTCTCTTAACTCACTGTATCTTTCGGCTTGCAATTTTGATGGATTTCTTCT ACTTGTTTGTCAACATCTTCCACCATCATTGTTTAATCTTACTCAACTTACTCTCTTATATTTATCAGATAATAAATTAGTTG GGTCAATTGGTGAATTCTCCGCTAATTCTTTGGAATTTTTATCTCTCTCTGACAACAATTTGCAAGGTAATTTTCCGACTTCAATATTTCAACTCCAAAATCTTAGTACTTTGGATTTGTCATCAACAAACTTGAGTGGTACTGTAGACTTTCACCAATTTTCAAAGCTTAAAGTTCTAAATGAATTGGACCTTTCTaacaatatttttctctttgtaAACTTCGAAAATAATTTTGACTGCATCTTACCAAACCTTCAATACTTAATGCTATCCTCAAGTAATGTAAGTAGTTTCCCAAAGTTCTTAGCACCACTGCAAAACCTGCAATATTTAGATCTCTCTCATAACAGAATTCAAGGAAACATTCCCAAATGGTTTCATGAGAACCTTTTGCGCTCCTGGAAGAACATGAGTTACATTGATCTCAGTTTCAACAAGTTGCAAGGAGATCTTCCGATTCCACCTGATGGCACTCAAATCTTTTCAGTCTCAAATAATGAGTTGAGTGGGGAAATTCCTTCAGCAATGTGCAACACAAGCACCCTTTCTATACTTAACCTGGCTCACAACAATTTGACAGGACTTATTCCACAATGCTTGGgaacattttcttctctttgggCGTTGGATTTGCAACACAACAACCTTTACGGAAGCCTACCTCTTAACTTTTCCAAAGGAAATGCATTTCGGACTATAAAGTTGAATGGAAATCACTTGCAGGGACCGGTACCACGATCTTTGACTCACTGTACAACACTCGAAGTTTTGGACCTTGGAAACAATAACATTGAGGATGTGTTTCCGTATTGGATAGAAACTTTGCCAGATTTACAGGTACTAAGTTTACGGTCAAATAAATTTCATGGTGTCATCACTTCTTTAGGCACCAAACTTCCATTTCCTAAGTTGAGGATTTTTTACATCTCCAATAACTATTTTACCGGACTCTTGCCAACATCATACATCCATAACTTTCAAGGAATGATGAATGTTAATGAGAGCCAAACTGGTTTGAAATATTTAGGCAACGATCTTATATATAATGATTCAATAAATATTGTGATAAAAGGGAATTACATTGAGCTCGAGAGGATATTGACTACTTTCACAATTAttgatttatcaaataatatgtTTGAAGGAGAAATTCCCAAAGTCATTGGAGAGTTGCATTCTCTCAGAGGACTTAACCTCTCCCACAATAAAATTACTGGTACCATTCCACTGTCATTGGGTAATTTAACAAATTTGGAATCGTTGGACCTCTCTTGGAACCATTTGAAGGGTGAGATTCCCATGGCTTTGGCCAATTTGAATTATCTTGCTGTCTTAAACCTTTCAGAAAACCGGCTTGAGGGAATGATACCTAAAAGTAGACATTTTGACACATTTAACAATGATTCCTATGTTGGAAATCCAATGCTGTGTGGATTACCTTTGTCGAAATCCTGCAAATGGAATAATGACAAAGGGAATAAAGAAAGGTCACAAGGTTCAACATTTGATGAAGAAGAATCAGGATTTGGGTGGAAAGCCGTTGCAGTGGGGTATGCATGTGGGATGATCTTTGGAATAATATTGGGTTGTTTTGTATTCTTTGCTGGAAAGCCCCAATGGCTTGCAAGACTCGTTGAAGTTGTGTTTAATGTGAGACTCCCTATAACAAACAATAGAAAACATGTGATTCATTCGGGAAGGAATTAG
- the LOC114193150 gene encoding polygalacturonase 1 beta-like protein 2: MKFMSMINCIFLLLLLSPLTVCSARDKNQNPFTPEAFLIRYWDNKITNNSPKPRFLLSKASPLTAAETAIFAKLAANNTLSAHLPRFCSAARLLCYSKPLSFSAERTSRDAKFAVYNNRNFSDYGTSRLGGLHSFKNYSDNQRENVPQNDFRQYSKASTNHSEDFISYGSFGNVITDTFHSYGSGATAGISSYKNYAEPVNGSDDLEFASYSGDARKRTQSFAGYTENGNGGEQSFAGYGKRGNETENSFQNYGTSSNPTLTGFTSYGEDGVRVNDTFKNYANHGNNPTNTFESYGNGGDGAVDRFDTYRVESNGGSDSFQNYGKGSNGADVGFTGYDKSDNSNSDKFIGYGKGGEKQRFGFSGYRINSSFAEYAKQGVKTFASYKNESFSGVMVKKWVEEGKFFREFMLKEGTVMAMPDIRDKMPERSFLPRVILSKLPFTVNGVNRVFGVGVGSSLAKIVMDSVSECERAPSQGETKRCVGSIEDMVDFATGVLGSNVVVRTTENVKGSKGNVMVGRVNGINGGRVTESVSCHQSLFPYLLYYCHSVPKVRVYEADLLDPKSKAKINRGVAICHLDTSAWSPSHDAFLALGSGPGQIEVCHWIFENDMTWTIGD; this comes from the exons ATGAAATTTATGAGCATGATCAACTGTATCTTTCTACTTCTTCTCCTTTCACCTCTCACT GTTTGCAGCGCCAGAGACAAAAACCAAAATCCTTTCACCCCAGAGGCTTTCTTAATCCGTTACTGGGACAACAAAATCACCAACAACTCACCAAAGCCGCGTTTTCTTCTCTCTAAGGCCTCTCCACTCACCGCCGCGGAAACCGCCATCTTCGCCAAACTTGCCGCCAACAACACCCTCTCAGCGCACCTCCCACGCTTCTGCTCCGCCGCGCGCTTACTCTGTTATTCCAAACCTCTCTCTTTCTCTGCCGAACGCACCAGCAGAGACGCCAAATTTGCTGTCTACAACAACAGAAACTTCTCCGACTACGGGACGAGTCGACTCGGTGGACTCCACTCGTTCAAGAACTACTCCGACAACCAGCGTGAAAACGTCCCCCAAAACGACTTCCGCCAATACAGCAAAGCCTCCACAAACCACAGCGAAGATTTCATATCCTACGGCTCCTTCGGCAACGTCATCACCGACACATTCCACAGCTACGGCAGCGGCGCCACCGCCGGCATCTCCAGTTACAAAAACTACGCCGAACCGGTCAACGGCTCCGACGACCTAGAGTTCGCCTCCTACTCCGGCGACGCCAGAAAAAGAACCCAATCCTTCGCCGGATACACCGAGAACGGTAACGGCGGCGAACAATCGTTCGCCGGTTACGGAAAACGCGGCAACGAGACGGAAAACTCGTTTCAAAACTACGGCACGAGCTCCAACCCTACCCTAACCGGATTCACGAGCTACGGCGAAGACGGCGTTAGAGTGAACGACACGTTTAAGAACTACGCTAACCACGGGAACAATCCAACGAACACGTTCGAGAGCTACGGTAACGGTGGTGACGGCGCCGTTGATAGGTTCGATACTTACAGGGTTGAATCCAACGGCGGGAGTGACTCTTTTCAGAATTACGGAAAAGGATCTAATGGTGCTGACGTGGGTTTCACGGGGTATGATAAATCGGATAACAGTAATTCCGATAAGTTCATCGGGTATGGAAAGGGTGGTGAGAAACAGAGGTTTGGGTTCTCTGGGTACCGCATCAACTCCTCTTTCGCCGAGTATGCCAAACAGGGCGTTAAAACATTTGCGAGTTACAAAAACGAGAGTTTCAGTGGCGTAATGGTAAAAAAGTGGGTTGAGGAGGGTAAGTTTTTTCGGGAGTTTATGCTCAAAGAAGGAACGGTGATGGCTATGCCAGATATTAGAGATAAAATGCCTGAAAGGTCGTTTTTGCCCCGGGTAATTTTGTCAAAGTTACCGTTTACTGTTAACGGGGTGAACCGGGTTTTTGGGGTTGGTGTCGGTTCGAGTTTGGCGAAGATTGTGATGGATTCGGTGAGCGAGTGCGAGAGAGCACCGAGCCAAGGTGAGACGAAGAGGTGCGTGGGGTCCATTGAGGATATGGTGGACTTCGCCACAGGTGTGTTGGGTTCGAACGTTGTGGTTCGGACCACAGAGAACGTGAAGGGGTCGAAGGGGAATGTGATGGTGGGTCGGGTTAATGGGATCAACGGTGGGAGAGTTACTGAATCAGTTTCTTGTCACCAGAGTCTGTTTCCCTATTTGCTTTATTATTGTCATTCAGTTCCAAAGGTTCGGGTCTACGAAGCGGATTTGTTAGACCCGAAAAGCAAAGCCAAGATCAACCGCGGTGTTGCCATCTGTCACTTGGACACGTCAGCTTGGAGCCCATCTCATGATGCTTTCTTGGCCCTCGGGTCGGGTCCGGGGCAAATTGAGGTGTGTCATTGGATCTTTGAAAATGACATGACTTGGACCATTGGTGATTAA